A section of the Clostridium sp. TW13 genome encodes:
- a CDS encoding fructose-1,6-bisphosphatase yields MGFTNEQASEENLVEEIISKQEYLKLLSKGYPTIAAASTEIINLEAILNLPKGTEHFLSDVHGEYEPFIHVLRNGSGVVKRKIEDIFGNYLMDDEKKSLATLVYYPEQKLEIELKEQNNINDWYKINLHRLIELCRYVSSKYTRSKVRKALPKDFTYVIEELLHEQVDGIDKQQYYDRIITTIIDIGRANEFIIALSKLIQRLVIDRLHIIGDIYDRGPRPDIILDTLMEYHSVDIQWGNHDMLWMGAAAGVKACIANVLRISARYSNLDIIEDIYGINLLPLATFALRYYGEDSCKQFIPKINEENIYNSHEIELIAKMHKAITIIQFKLEYEIIKRRPEFKMDHRLLLDKINYENGTIKLGENIYNLNGNLFPTIDSKDPFKLTEDEKILIEKLESSFVNSEKLQKHIAFLFAKGSIYLKYNSNLLFHGCIPLNEDMSFKTMTINGKQYKGRLLLEKFESLAREGYFYKRDTSEKQYGMDIMWYLWNGAASSLFGKDEMATFERYFINDKSMHKENKNPYYRWRDDEEMCDKVLKEFDLYNKESRIINGHVPVKNVKGESPIKANGKLIVIDGGFAKAYRTQTGIAGYTLIYNSYGLQLVSHEPFESTENAIVKERDILSTTLVVEKKLDRKTVGDTDIGEELKNQIKDLKLLLTAYRKGLINEIV; encoded by the coding sequence ATGGGATTTACAAATGAACAAGCAAGTGAAGAAAACTTGGTAGAAGAAATTATATCAAAGCAAGAGTATTTGAAATTATTGTCTAAAGGGTATCCAACAATTGCAGCGGCATCTACAGAAATTATCAATTTGGAAGCAATTTTAAATTTACCTAAGGGGACAGAACATTTTTTAAGTGATGTGCATGGAGAGTATGAGCCTTTTATTCATGTGCTTAGAAATGGTTCAGGGGTAGTGAAAAGGAAGATAGAAGATATCTTTGGAAATTATTTAATGGATGATGAAAAAAAGAGTTTAGCTACCCTAGTGTACTATCCTGAACAAAAATTAGAAATAGAATTAAAGGAACAGAATAATATTAATGATTGGTACAAAATAAATCTACATAGACTGATTGAACTTTGCAGATATGTATCATCTAAATATACTAGATCTAAAGTGAGAAAGGCATTGCCAAAGGATTTTACCTACGTTATTGAGGAATTGCTACACGAACAGGTGGATGGAATAGATAAGCAGCAATATTATGATAGGATAATAACTACCATTATTGATATTGGCAGAGCAAATGAATTTATTATAGCATTATCAAAATTGATTCAAAGGTTAGTAATCGATAGGCTTCATATAATTGGAGATATATATGACAGAGGGCCACGTCCAGACATAATATTAGATACATTGATGGAATATCATTCTGTAGATATACAGTGGGGAAACCATGATATGCTTTGGATGGGAGCAGCTGCTGGAGTGAAAGCTTGCATAGCAAATGTACTTAGAATATCTGCTAGGTATTCTAATCTAGATATAATTGAAGATATATACGGGATAAATCTTCTACCATTAGCTACCTTTGCTCTTAGATATTATGGTGAGGATTCATGTAAGCAGTTCATACCTAAAATAAATGAAGAAAATATTTATAACAGTCATGAAATTGAGTTAATAGCAAAAATGCACAAAGCAATAACTATAATTCAATTCAAGCTTGAATATGAAATAATAAAGAGAAGACCTGAATTTAAGATGGATCATAGGTTGCTGTTAGACAAGATTAATTATGAGAATGGGACTATTAAACTAGGAGAAAATATATATAATCTTAATGGTAACTTGTTTCCAACTATAGATTCTAAAGACCCGTTTAAATTGACAGAAGATGAAAAGATACTTATTGAAAAATTAGAGTCATCTTTTGTAAACAGTGAAAAACTACAAAAACATATAGCCTTTTTATTTGCAAAGGGAAGTATATATCTCAAATATAATTCTAACCTGTTATTTCATGGGTGCATTCCTCTAAATGAAGATATGTCATTTAAAACTATGACTATTAACGGTAAGCAGTATAAGGGAAGATTATTGTTAGAAAAATTTGAGTCATTAGCAAGAGAGGGGTATTTTTATAAGAGGGATACATCAGAAAAGCAATATGGTATGGATATAATGTGGTACTTATGGAATGGAGCAGCATCATCACTTTTCGGGAAGGATGAGATGGCAACCTTTGAAAGATATTTTATTAATGATAAAAGTATGCATAAGGAAAATAAGAACCCTTATTATAGATGGCGTGATGATGAAGAAATGTGTGATAAGGTATTAAAGGAATTTGATTTATACAATAAGGAAAGTAGAATAATAAATGGTCATGTTCCTGTTAAGAATGTTAAGGGTGAAAGCCCTATAAAGGCTAATGGCAAGTTAATAGTCATAGATGGTGGTTTTGCTAAAGCATATAGAACACAAACGGGAATAGCAGGATATACACTAATATACAATTCATATGGGCTTCAGCTTGTTTCTCACGAACCTTTTGAATCTACAGAAAATGCAATTGTAAAAGAAAGAGACATACTTTCAACCACCTTAGTTGTTGAAAAGAAATTGGATAGAAAGACCGTGGGAGATACAGATATAGGGGAAGAGCTGAAGAATCAGATAAAGGATTTAAAATTATTGCTCACTGCTTATAGAAAAGGATTAATAAATGAAATTGTATAG
- a CDS encoding cell wall metabolism sensor histidine kinase WalK gives MIKSIKFKIFLILAVFVILTAGSSLVSIKYYHDLQQSIDLIMHSNYDSIVYAQNMLETLDAQDKSQMVYIFGNDTAVISDYESNRIQFLQWLNRAKGNITEYGEKETLDLIEKDYNKYVSAVNKFKTTKEKSSDNNSVDYYYSSGTYYYNNILPLYKDLKDNCRNLLDINEQSMLKMKDQSRNLANKAVYYITIISGLVLFVGIIVIGYLLKKIINPVEDLVVGINKVSEGKYEYVIPIRGEKEINYILESYNNMAKKLQEYGRLNVQEILREKQKAEAIIESIDSPIIVTDEDNKVIMLNKAGERVFDVKEKNIINTHFLEYIKQRIIFDMIKNSRNLSRENKEVNDIEMSQDNRNLYYRVITKPIWFEETENIGAITILQDITKFKEIDRLKSDFVSNVSHEFRTPLTSICMATGLLLEGNYSDAAEANELLMIIKEDSDKLDKLVRELLDLSKMESGKIEMEMKDVGIDDVINAVTRTFKIQLDEKNIKLIINTKGIRKKVKADVDKISWVIANLLGNALRYTNTDGTGIIEIKAREVNNTMLVAISDNGQGIAEEHQKIIFGKFIQVKDKDGQITGNSGLGLAICKEIVKAHLGEIWVESTLGKGSTFYFTLKLGEMLEE, from the coding sequence ATGATTAAAAGTATTAAGTTTAAGATTTTTTTAATTCTGGCGGTTTTTGTGATATTAACTGCTGGGAGTAGTTTAGTATCTATAAAATATTATCATGATTTACAGCAATCTATAGATTTAATAATGCATTCTAATTATGATAGCATAGTTTACGCTCAGAATATGCTAGAAACATTAGATGCTCAAGACAAATCACAAATGGTATACATTTTTGGAAATGATACTGCGGTAATATCTGATTATGAGTCAAATAGAATACAATTTTTGCAATGGTTGAATAGAGCTAAGGGCAATATTACTGAATATGGAGAAAAAGAAACATTAGATTTAATTGAAAAAGATTATAATAAATACGTATCAGCTGTAAATAAGTTTAAAACAACAAAAGAAAAGAGCAGTGATAATAATTCAGTTGATTATTATTATAGTTCTGGAACATATTATTATAACAATATTTTGCCATTATATAAGGATCTAAAAGATAATTGTAGGAATCTTTTAGACATAAATGAACAATCGATGTTAAAGATGAAGGATCAATCAAGGAATTTAGCTAATAAGGCAGTTTATTATATTACAATTATTTCAGGGCTTGTTTTATTTGTTGGTATTATTGTAATAGGATATTTACTAAAGAAAATTATAAATCCAGTTGAAGATTTAGTTGTGGGCATAAATAAGGTCTCAGAGGGTAAATACGAGTATGTTATTCCTATAAGAGGGGAGAAGGAAATTAACTACATTTTGGAATCCTACAATAATATGGCGAAAAAGCTACAGGAGTATGGTAGATTAAATGTTCAAGAAATATTAAGAGAAAAACAAAAGGCAGAAGCTATAATAGAAAGTATAGATTCTCCTATAATAGTAACAGATGAAGATAATAAGGTTATAATGCTTAATAAGGCTGGAGAAAGAGTTTTTGATGTCAAAGAAAAAAATATAATTAATACTCATTTTCTTGAATATATAAAACAAAGAATAATATTTGACATGATAAAGAATTCTAGAAATTTAAGCAGAGAAAATAAAGAAGTTAATGATATAGAAATGTCCCAAGATAATAGAAATCTTTATTATAGAGTAATAACAAAACCTATATGGTTTGAGGAAACAGAAAATATAGGTGCGATTACTATACTTCAGGATATAACAAAATTCAAAGAAATTGATAGACTTAAATCTGACTTTGTATCTAATGTATCTCATGAATTCAGAACTCCGTTAACGTCTATTTGCATGGCAACTGGATTGTTGCTAGAAGGAAATTATAGTGACGCTGCAGAAGCAAATGAGTTACTTATGATAATAAAAGAAGATAGTGATAAATTAGATAAGCTTGTTAGAGAATTATTAGATTTATCAAAGATGGAATCTGGAAAAATAGAAATGGAAATGAAAGATGTGGGGATAGATGATGTTATAAATGCAGTAACGCGAACCTTTAAAATTCAACTTGATGAGAAAAATATAAAACTAATAATAAATACAAAAGGAATCAGAAAGAAAGTAAAAGCAGATGTAGATAAGATATCTTGGGTAATTGCAAATCTACTAGGTAATGCTTTAAGGTACACCAATACAGATGGGACAGGTATTATTGAAATAAAAGCTAGAGAGGTAAATAACACCATGCTTGTAGCAATTTCAGATAATGGTCAAGGCATTGCAGAGGAACATCAAAAGATAATATTTGGCAAGTTCATACAAGTAAAAGATAAAGATGGGCAGATAACAGGAAACTCTGGCCTTGGTCTAGCAATATGTAAGGAGATAGTAAAAGCCCACTTAGGTGAAATTTGGGTTGAAAGTACATTGGGAAAAGGAAGTACATTTTATTTTACATTGAAGCTTGGAGAGATGCTGGAAGAATAA
- the kdpA gene encoding potassium-transporting ATPase subunit KdpA, with amino-acid sequence MKYISLVILLVIFIFASIFVGKYIYNILFGTKSFVDKVMDKVDNFIYKISGIKGEKMTWKQYLKALLITNIAMIVVAFLVLIAQYFISGVKNPLLKVNWHTAFNTAISFMTNTDLQDYTGESNLTNLSQMIVITFMMFTSAGTGFAACGAFIRGITGNPLGNYYRDLVRIITRLLIPVSIVASVIMIWQGVPQTLESHKIVQTLEGSSQTIAYGPVASLESIKHLGTNGGGFFGANSAHPFENPTPLTNFIEMILMMFTPGAYFYVFGKATKHKKNGMAMFAAALFLFLMVIPIILHAEMGGNHVMNTAGIQNTLGNMEGKEVRNGVFDSSIFSVVTTAFTTGSVNNMHDSLTALGGAVPMWNMMLNLVFGGKGVGFMNLIVYAMLAVFICGLMVGRTPEFLRRKIEGKEMKIIAAVILIHPFLILLPTAIAAATGQASLGGYHGFSQMLYQFSSSAANNGSGFEGLADTTAFWNVSAGIVMFLGRYISIGLLLALAGSMMEKTPVPESSISFRTDKPLFVGVLIAVILIIGALTFLPALVLGPISEFLTLV; translated from the coding sequence ATGAAATATATATCTTTAGTTATTTTATTAGTAATATTTATTTTTGCATCAATTTTCGTCGGAAAATATATCTACAATATTTTATTTGGCACAAAATCCTTTGTGGATAAGGTTATGGATAAAGTGGACAACTTTATATATAAGATATCAGGGATAAAGGGCGAAAAGATGACATGGAAGCAGTACTTAAAAGCACTATTAATCACAAATATAGCAATGATAGTAGTAGCATTTTTAGTGCTTATAGCTCAATATTTTATTTCAGGAGTAAAAAATCCATTATTGAAAGTTAATTGGCATACAGCTTTTAACACAGCTATAAGTTTTATGACCAATACGGACTTACAAGATTATACGGGGGAGTCTAATTTAACAAACTTATCTCAAATGATAGTTATAACCTTTATGATGTTTACATCAGCAGGTACTGGCTTTGCAGCTTGTGGAGCATTTATAAGAGGAATTACAGGAAATCCATTAGGAAATTATTATAGAGATTTAGTTAGAATCATAACAAGACTTTTAATACCAGTATCAATTGTTGCATCAGTTATTATGATTTGGCAGGGAGTGCCTCAAACATTAGAAAGTCATAAAATTGTACAAACATTAGAAGGAAGTTCTCAGACAATAGCTTATGGACCAGTAGCATCACTAGAAAGTATTAAACACTTAGGTACAAATGGAGGAGGATTTTTTGGAGCAAATTCAGCACATCCTTTTGAGAATCCAACACCACTTACAAATTTTATAGAAATGATTCTAATGATGTTTACACCAGGAGCATATTTTTATGTATTTGGGAAAGCAACAAAGCATAAGAAAAATGGAATGGCAATGTTTGCGGCGGCGTTATTCTTATTCTTAATGGTAATACCAATTATATTACATGCTGAAATGGGTGGAAACCATGTGATGAATACGGCTGGTATTCAAAATACCTTAGGTAATATGGAAGGAAAAGAAGTAAGAAATGGTGTTTTTGATTCTTCAATATTCTCAGTAGTTACTACAGCCTTTACAACAGGTTCAGTAAATAATATGCATGATTCATTAACAGCACTTGGTGGTGCAGTGCCAATGTGGAACATGATGCTTAACCTTGTCTTTGGAGGTAAGGGAGTTGGTTTTATGAACCTAATAGTATATGCAATGCTTGCTGTGTTCATATGCGGACTTATGGTTGGTAGAACTCCTGAATTTTTAAGAAGAAAAATAGAAGGAAAGGAAATGAAGATTATAGCTGCAGTTATTCTAATTCATCCTTTTCTAATATTATTACCAACAGCTATAGCAGCAGCTACAGGACAAGCTTCCTTAGGTGGATATCATGGATTTTCACAGATGTTATATCAATTCTCTAGTTCAGCGGCTAATAATGGCTCAGGATTTGAGGGGTTAGCAGATACTACAGCATTTTGGAATGTATCAGCAGGAATTGTAATGTTTTTAGGCAGATATATTTCAATTGGATTATTGCTAGCATTAGCAGGATCAATGATGGAAAAAACTCCAGTTCCAGAAAGTTCAATATCTTTCAGAACTGATAAGCCGTTATTTGTAGGAGTGCTAATAGCAGTTATTCTTATAATTGGAGCCTTGACATTTTTACCAGCTTTAGTACTGGGACCTATATCAGAGTTCTTGACACTGGTTTAG
- the kdpC gene encoding potassium-transporting ATPase subunit KdpC has product MDYLKKSLKLTLVLILICGLAYPLFITGIGQLIFPSQANGSIVTYNGKVVGSKLIGQQYNDDKHFVGRISAVDYNTSKDGKQVDVTSGSQNLSESSVALKKRVEADINNFLEKNPTVSKKDISSELISQSGSGLDPDITPEGAKMQVDRISKAAGISKDVLYKLIDDNTKNRTLGVLGEKRVNVLELNIGLDKIKK; this is encoded by the coding sequence ATGGATTATTTAAAGAAGTCATTAAAGTTAACCTTAGTATTAATTTTAATCTGTGGATTAGCCTATCCACTATTTATCACTGGAATTGGACAACTTATATTTCCAAGCCAAGCTAACGGAAGCATAGTAACTTATAATGGTAAGGTAGTAGGGTCAAAGCTTATAGGACAGCAGTATAATGATGATAAACATTTTGTAGGCAGAATATCTGCTGTGGATTATAATACATCAAAGGATGGAAAACAAGTTGATGTTACTTCAGGCTCACAAAATTTGAGTGAAAGTAGTGTAGCCTTGAAAAAAAGGGTTGAAGCAGATATTAATAACTTTTTAGAGAAGAATCCAACTGTATCTAAGAAAGATATTTCTTCAGAGCTTATTTCACAATCAGGTTCAGGACTTGACCCAGACATAACACCTGAAGGCGCAAAGATGCAGGTAGATAGAATATCAAAGGCTGCAGGAATATCTAAAGATGTGTTATATAAACTTATAGATGATAATACAAAAAATAGAACTTTAGGAGTATTGGGAGAAAAGAGAGTTAATGTTTTAGAGCTAAATATAGGTTTAGATAAGATAAAGAAATAA
- a CDS encoding universal stress protein, whose amino-acid sequence MVEKRLTPEEALKQYKLQTTGKLKIFLGYAPGVGKTFSMLNEANRRFERGEDVVVGYFESHERKDTIEQLKDLPLMPLKEIPHGSIKLKEMDVDSIIERAPKLVIVDELAHTNAPGSKNKKRYEDVIEILNAGINVYSTVNLQHLESLNDIVQQITGITVNETIPDNILTNAEVVIIDIPPESLRNRLRRGNIYKPFLIESALKNFFRNGNLAALRELTLRQIADEVDEDLEEYKINHDINDNWYTCERIMVSISSNPKSKRLIRLGARIAKKYKCQLYVVYVECTHILSAKETPDRVKTLEDNIQLAKKFNAEVVELSGKSISHALLKFSQEKHITQLIIGHPHRSKFQRLFRGSTTNKFLEHAKDVQIIVVPYDAM is encoded by the coding sequence ATGGTAGAAAAAAGACTTACTCCTGAAGAAGCTCTAAAACAATATAAATTACAGACTACAGGCAAGCTTAAAATCTTTTTAGGATATGCACCTGGTGTTGGTAAAACATTTAGCATGCTAAATGAAGCTAATAGACGTTTTGAGCGTGGTGAAGATGTTGTTGTTGGGTATTTTGAAAGCCATGAAAGAAAGGATACCATCGAACAACTTAAAGACTTGCCTCTTATGCCTTTAAAGGAAATTCCTCACGGTTCTATTAAACTAAAAGAAATGGACGTAGATTCAATAATTGAACGAGCTCCTAAACTGGTTATTGTAGATGAACTGGCGCACACCAATGCTCCTGGTTCTAAAAATAAAAAGAGATATGAGGATGTTATTGAAATACTTAATGCTGGTATAAATGTTTATTCAACTGTTAACCTTCAACATCTTGAGAGTCTTAACGATATTGTACAGCAAATCACAGGAATCACAGTTAATGAAACAATTCCCGATAATATATTGACTAACGCTGAAGTAGTTATTATAGATATTCCACCTGAATCCTTGAGAAATAGATTGAGAAGAGGAAACATCTATAAACCCTTCTTAATTGAATCAGCCTTAAAGAATTTCTTTAGAAATGGTAATCTTGCTGCTTTAAGAGAACTTACCTTAAGACAGATTGCAGACGAAGTGGACGAGGATTTAGAAGAATATAAAATTAATCATGATATAAATGATAATTGGTATACTTGTGAAAGAATAATGGTATCCATCTCTTCTAATCCAAAATCAAAAAGACTGATACGATTAGGTGCTAGGATTGCAAAAAAATATAAATGTCAGCTTTACGTTGTATATGTAGAATGTACTCATATATTATCAGCTAAAGAGACTCCAGATAGGGTTAAAACATTGGAGGACAATATTCAATTAGCTAAAAAGTTTAATGCTGAAGTAGTAGAGCTTTCTGGAAAATCAATTTCTCATGCATTACTCAAATTCTCTCAAGAGAAACATATTACTCAGCTAATTATTGGACATCCTCATCGATCAAAATTTCAAAGATTATTCAGAGGTTCCACAACAAATAAATTTTTAGAGCATGCTAAGGATGTTCAAATAATAGTAGTTCCTTATGATGCCATGTAG
- the kdpB gene encoding potassium-transporting ATPase subunit KdpB gives MKDNKKSFITKKMIKDAIRDSFIKLNPKDMIKNPVMFVAYIGMIITAILTVFPQIAGEGGRTYNFIVTIILFFTIVFANFAEAIAEGRGKAQADTLKSTKRDTKAKLLKPDGSYVIVNASELKKGDRVLVEANDMIPNDGEVIEGLASVNESAITGESAPVIKEPGGDFSSVTGGTTVVSDWIKVEITSDPGESFLDKMISLVEGASRQKTPNEIALSTLLVALTVIFIMVIVSLYPIANFVGVKIEVSTLVALLVCLIPTTIGGLLSSIGIAGMDRVTRFNVIAMSGKAVEACGDVDVMILDKTGTITFGNRLAAKFIPVEGVSEEEVIKYSLITSINDTTPEGKSTIELGEKLGFTVNKEEYAKAEFIEFTAQTKSSGMNLENGDRIRKGAYSSITAFVKENGGAIPSDLKDKVDDISKLGGTPLVVAKQDKVYGVIYLKDTVKPGLVERFAQLREMGIKTVMCTGDNPLTAATIAKEAGVDDYIAECKPEDKIDAIKKEQANGKIVAMTGDGTNDAPALAQANVGLAMNSGTIAAKEAANMVDLDSDPTKILDVVGIGKQLLITRGALTTFSIANDVAKYFAIIPAMFMLAIPQIKVLNIMGLNSPKSAIISALIFNAIIIPLLIPIALKGVKYRPMKPEKILKRNLSIYGLGGVIVPFIGIKIIDIIIAPLLKIIGM, from the coding sequence ATGAAAGATAACAAAAAAAGCTTTATTACAAAAAAGATGATAAAGGATGCAATTCGTGATTCATTCATTAAGTTGAATCCTAAAGATATGATAAAAAATCCAGTTATGTTTGTGGCTTATATAGGAATGATAATTACAGCAATTCTTACTGTTTTTCCTCAGATAGCTGGAGAAGGCGGTAGAACATATAATTTCATAGTTACAATAATACTCTTCTTTACTATAGTTTTTGCTAACTTTGCAGAAGCTATAGCGGAAGGAAGAGGAAAAGCCCAAGCCGATACTTTAAAATCTACAAAAAGAGATACTAAGGCTAAGCTTTTAAAGCCAGATGGAAGTTATGTAATAGTAAATGCTTCTGAACTTAAAAAGGGAGATAGAGTTTTAGTAGAAGCAAATGACATGATACCGAATGATGGAGAGGTAATTGAAGGATTAGCTTCAGTTAATGAATCTGCAATAACAGGGGAATCAGCTCCAGTTATAAAGGAACCAGGTGGAGATTTTTCATCAGTTACAGGAGGAACTACAGTAGTTTCTGACTGGATCAAGGTTGAAATTACTTCAGATCCAGGGGAATCCTTCTTAGATAAGATGATTTCATTGGTAGAAGGAGCTTCAAGACAGAAAACACCAAATGAAATAGCTTTAAGTACATTATTAGTAGCTCTTACAGTAATATTTATAATGGTTATTGTTTCACTATATCCTATAGCTAACTTTGTTGGAGTAAAAATAGAAGTATCTACTTTAGTAGCTTTGCTAGTTTGCTTGATTCCAACTACTATTGGAGGTTTGTTGTCTTCTATAGGTATAGCAGGTATGGATAGGGTAACAAGATTTAATGTTATAGCTATGAGTGGGAAGGCAGTTGAAGCTTGTGGTGATGTAGATGTAATGATATTAGATAAAACAGGTACAATTACCTTTGGAAACAGACTTGCAGCTAAGTTTATTCCAGTTGAAGGTGTTTCTGAAGAAGAGGTAATAAAATATTCATTAATTACTTCAATAAATGATACAACTCCAGAAGGAAAATCAACAATTGAACTTGGAGAAAAGCTTGGCTTTACAGTTAATAAAGAAGAATATGCAAAAGCAGAGTTTATTGAGTTTACAGCTCAAACAAAAAGCAGTGGGATGAACTTAGAAAATGGAGATAGAATCAGAAAAGGCGCCTATTCTTCTATAACAGCCTTTGTTAAAGAAAATGGAGGAGCAATTCCTAGTGATTTAAAGGATAAGGTTGATGATATTTCAAAACTAGGTGGTACACCTTTAGTTGTAGCAAAGCAAGATAAGGTTTATGGAGTAATATATTTAAAAGATACAGTAAAACCAGGTTTGGTAGAGAGATTTGCTCAACTTAGAGAAATGGGAATAAAAACTGTAATGTGTACAGGAGACAATCCATTGACAGCGGCAACTATAGCAAAAGAAGCTGGAGTTGATGATTATATAGCTGAGTGCAAACCAGAGGATAAGATAGATGCTATAAAAAAAGAACAAGCTAATGGAAAGATAGTTGCTATGACAGGAGATGGAACTAATGATGCTCCAGCTCTTGCACAGGCAAATGTAGGGCTTGCAATGAATTCAGGTACCATAGCAGCAAAGGAAGCTGCAAACATGGTGGATTTAGACTCAGATCCAACAAAGATATTAGATGTAGTTGGTATAGGAAAGCAATTACTTATAACAAGAGGTGCGCTTACAACTTTCTCAATTGCTAACGATGTGGCTAAATATTTCGCGATAATACCAGCAATGTTTATGCTTGCAATCCCACAAATAAAAGTTTTAAATATTATGGGTTTGAACAGTCCAAAATCAGCTATAATATCAGCTTTAATATTTAACGCTATAATAATTCCATTGTTGATTCCAATTGCATTAAAGGGTGTTAAGTATAGACCTATGAAACCAGAAAAAATACTAAAAAGAAATTTAAGCATATACGGACTTGGTGGGGTCATTGTTCCTTTTATTGGAATTAAAATAATAGATATTATTATCGCACCATTATTAAAAATTATAGGTATGTAG
- a CDS encoding GTP-binding protein, whose product MYTKIDIISGFLGAGKTTLIKKVIEEKLKSEKVAIVENEFGEIGIDGSILRTKGIEVQELNSGCICCSLTGDFDLALKEIIKDYKPDRIIIEPSGVANLSDVLNVCRKMTKQDIVKINMCIVVVDAVKYQMYLRNFSEFFINQIKNAKTVILSRTQNIEPDKLVLVVKDIQKINCNANIITTPWNQLPTSSIISVGEQSRENLLENKINIVNIEKQVYNLKGKEQNKVLLQCGKAHTASEVFQVWGTETPKIFSKNQIIKLKDILSSSKFGAILRAKGIVRIENNKWIQFDFVPNEIQVNSVECDYTGRICVIGADIDRKELEELFNNL is encoded by the coding sequence ATGTACACAAAGATTGATATTATTTCTGGATTTTTAGGAGCAGGAAAGACAACTTTAATAAAAAAGGTTATAGAGGAAAAATTAAAATCTGAAAAGGTTGCTATAGTAGAAAATGAATTTGGAGAGATAGGAATTGATGGATCAATATTAAGAACAAAAGGTATAGAAGTTCAAGAATTGAATTCAGGGTGTATATGTTGCAGCCTTACTGGAGATTTTGATTTAGCTTTAAAAGAAATAATTAAAGATTATAAACCAGATAGAATAATAATTGAACCTTCTGGGGTGGCTAACCTTTCAGATGTTTTAAATGTGTGTAGGAAAATGACAAAGCAAGATATAGTAAAAATTAATATGTGTATAGTGGTTGTTGATGCTGTCAAGTATCAAATGTATTTAAGAAATTTCTCTGAATTTTTTATAAATCAAATTAAAAATGCTAAGACTGTTATTTTAAGTCGTACACAAAACATAGAACCAGATAAACTTGTTTTAGTTGTAAAAGATATTCAGAAAATTAATTGCAATGCTAATATTATAACCACACCTTGGAATCAATTGCCTACAAGTTCAATAATTTCAGTAGGGGAACAGTCTAGAGAGAATTTATTAGAAAATAAAATTAATATCGTTAATATAGAAAAACAAGTTTATAATTTAAAGGGCAAAGAACAAAATAAAGTTTTACTCCAATGCGGTAAAGCTCATACTGCTTCAGAAGTTTTTCAAGTATGGGGAACTGAGACGCCTAAAATTTTTTCAAAGAACCAAATAATCAAATTAAAGGACATATTGTCATCTAGTAAGTTTGGAGCAATTTTAAGAGCCAAAGGAATAGTTAGGATAGAGAATAACAAATGGATTCAATTTGATTTTGTACCTAATGAGATTCAAGTTAACAGTGTAGAATGTGATTATACTGGCAGAATATGTGTAATAGGTGCAGATATAGATAGAAAAGAATTGGAAGAATTATTTAATAATTTATAG
- a CDS encoding response regulator, producing MKKALIVDDTKNIRILLSHCLKNDNFEVHCASNALEAMELISSINFDIAFIDVKMPNISGTALLEQINKEGYTFQVVMMTGFGTIKNAVTTTKLGAVAYLQKPFTSNTIEKLLGEIFEDYNPAAKQINSTNANEAKSSILPLDSIAYEKFGECLIKNGDIEKGNLFKEFATKLANLK from the coding sequence ATGAAAAAAGCCTTAATAGTAGATGACACTAAAAATATTAGAATTCTTTTATCACATTGCTTAAAAAATGATAACTTTGAAGTACATTGTGCCAGCAATGCTTTAGAAGCAATGGAATTAATATCAAGCATTAACTTTGACATAGCATTTATAGATGTAAAAATGCCTAATATTAGTGGAACTGCTTTACTAGAGCAAATAAATAAAGAGGGATATACATTTCAAGTAGTTATGATGACAGGGTTTGGCACAATAAAAAATGCCGTTACTACCACCAAACTAGGAGCTGTAGCCTATTTACAAAAGCCATTTACTTCAAATACCATAGAAAAATTACTTGGTGAAATCTTTGAAGATTATAATCCAGCAGCAAAACAGATTAATAGCACTAATGCTAATGAAGCAAAATCTTCTATACTTCCTTTAGACTCTATTGCATACGAGAAGTTTGGAGAATGCTTAATCAAAAATGGGGATATAGAAAAAGGAAATCTATTTAAAGAATTTGCTACAAAACTAGCTAATTTAAAATAA